The segment GTGTGGGCCTGATGGGCCTGGGGAGGATCGGGCGGAATCTGTTCCGTATCCTCTACAAGAGCGATGACATCGAGATCGCCGTGATCGACGAGATCGCCGATCACGACTCTCTCGAGTACCTGATTCGTTTCGATACGATGCTGGGGCCGTTTCCGGACGAGCTCTCGATCAAAGAGGGTCACCTCTACGTCGCTGGAAAGCAGATTCCGATGACGGCAAACGAAAGCCCGGCCGATGTGCGCTGGGCGGATCACGGTGTCGACATCGTGATCGAGGCCGCCGGGCGCGAGCGGACCCGTCAGGAGCTCGAGCAGCATCTGGAAAACGGCGCCAAGCGGGTCATCCTGTGCGCTCCGCCCAAGGACCCGCCCGATCTGACGGTCGTGATGGGCGTCAATGACGATCGGCTGGGCCCTGAGCACCGGATTGTCTCGAACGCCTCCTGCACCGCCCACTGCGCGGCGCCGATCGTCAAGATCCTCGACGACGCCTTCGGCATCGAGCGCGCCTTCTTGAGCACCGTCCACGCCTACACGAACCAGCAGCGGCTGGCTGACGTGCCGTCCGAGGATCCGCGCCGGGGCCGGGCGGCCGCAGAGAACATCATTCCTCAAGAGACCAATGCCGCGGCGGTGGTGGCATGGCTGCTGCCGACGCTCAAAGGCAGGATCTCGGCCAAGGCGATCAACGTGCCGGTGCGAAACGGCTCGGTGGTCGATCTGGTGTGCTGGCACAAGAAACCGGTCACCGAGACCGCGATCAACGAGGTCGTGCGTACGGCCGTGTCGAGCGACTGGCAAGGGATCGTCAAGTACGAGGACGACCCGATCGTCTCGAACGACATCATTCAGAGCCCCTACTCGAGCACTTTCGACTCGCTCGCGACCATGACTCTGGGCGACAACGTCTCGAAGACGCTTTCCTGGTACGACAACGGCTGGGGCTATGCCCATCGGGTCGTGGATCTGATCCGCCGGCTCGGCGCCTTTGACGACTCAGCGGCCGCAAAGGAGGTGGCGTGATGGCGATTCGGGTTGGCATCAACGGTTTCGGCCGCATCGGCCGGAGCGTCTTTCGGATTCTGAGTGACCGCGAAGACATCGAAGTGGCCGCGATCAACGATCTTTTCGACAACGAGCAGCTTGCCTATCTGCTGCGCTATGACACCGTGATGGGGCGCTTCGACAAAGGCGTCTCGCTCGACGGCGACGTCATGCACGTCGGCTCGGACGAGGTCGCGATGACCGCCGAGCGCGATCCCGCGAGCCTGCCCTGGAAGAAGCTGGGGGTGGACTACGTGGTCGAGTCGACCGGGGTTTTTCGCACTCGCGAGCCGCTCGAGAAACACCTCGCCGCGGGCGCACGCAAGGTCGTCTTGACGGTTCCGCCCAAGGACGAGATCGACTTCATGGGGGTACTGGGCGTGAACGACCATCTGCTCGAGCCCGAGCACAAGATCGTGTCGAACGCGTCGTGCACGACCAACTGCCTGGCGCCGCTGGCGAAGATCCTCGACGACGAGTTCGGGCTCGAGGAGGGTCTGTTGACGACGGTTCACGCCTACACCAACGATCAGCGTCTCGCCGACGTGCCGCACAAGTCGATCCGGCGCAGCCGGGCCGCGGCCGAGAACATCATTCCGACCTCGACCGGCGCGGCTCGGGCAGTGGGCAAGGTGCTGCCGAATCTCGCCGGCAAGCTCGATGGCATGGCCATGCGCGTGCCGGTGCCCGACGGATCGATCGTCGACCTGGTGTGTCGCCTGGGCAAGAAGGCGAGCTGCGGCGAGGTCAACCAGGCGGTGAAGGCGGCCGCGGACGGCCCGATGAAGAGCGTGGTCGAGTACTCCGAGGATCCGCTGGTGTCGAGCGACATCATCGGCAACCCGCATTCGTCGATCTTCGACTCGCTGTCTACCTCCACCTGCGAGAACGGCTATGTGCGGGTGGTGTCGTGGTACGACAACGAGTGGGGGTATTCGAACCGGGTGGTCGACTTGATCGAGCGTCTCGGCACGTTCGAGTAGTCTCGGGCGACACCCTTCGCTTCGCTCGAGGGCAAGCGGAGGCCGACAGGTGCGCGCGTAGCGAAACCAGTCGGGAGGGGACGCCTTGAGAAAGATGTCCCCGAACATGCCAAGATCGGGCCACGTTTCTCTTTCGCCCGCGCCGGGCTTGTCGAAAGCTGAGGTCGAGAAGTGCCCATCATCGAGGTCGAGCGCGCGCGCAAGGTTTTCCGCGTAGCGCAGAAGACGCCGGGGCTCGGCGGCTCCCTCAAGGCCCTGTTTCGGCCCAACATGAAGGACGTGGTCGCCGTCGACGAGGTGAGCTTTCGAGTCGATCCGGGCGAGATGGTGGGTTACATCGGCGTCAACGGTGCCGGCAAGTCCACCACCATCAAGATGCTCACCGGCATCCTGGTGCCGACCGCGGGCCGCATCACCGTGATGGGG is part of the bacterium genome and harbors:
- the gap gene encoding type I glyceraldehyde-3-phosphate dehydrogenase, coding for MMAIRVGINGFGRIGRSVFRILSDREDIEVAAINDLFDNEQLAYLLRYDTVMGRFDKGVSLDGDVMHVGSDEVAMTAERDPASLPWKKLGVDYVVESTGVFRTREPLEKHLAAGARKVVLTVPPKDEIDFMGVLGVNDHLLEPEHKIVSNASCTTNCLAPLAKILDDEFGLEEGLLTTVHAYTNDQRLADVPHKSIRRSRAAAENIIPTSTGAARAVGKVLPNLAGKLDGMAMRVPVPDGSIVDLVCRLGKKASCGEVNQAVKAAADGPMKSVVEYSEDPLVSSDIIGNPHSSIFDSLSTSTCENGYVRVVSWYDNEWGYSNRVVDLIERLGTFE
- a CDS encoding type I glyceraldehyde-3-phosphate dehydrogenase codes for the protein MRVGLMGLGRIGRNLFRILYKSDDIEIAVIDEIADHDSLEYLIRFDTMLGPFPDELSIKEGHLYVAGKQIPMTANESPADVRWADHGVDIVIEAAGRERTRQELEQHLENGAKRVILCAPPKDPPDLTVVMGVNDDRLGPEHRIVSNASCTAHCAAPIVKILDDAFGIERAFLSTVHAYTNQQRLADVPSEDPRRGRAAAENIIPQETNAAAVVAWLLPTLKGRISAKAINVPVRNGSVVDLVCWHKKPVTETAINEVVRTAVSSDWQGIVKYEDDPIVSNDIIQSPYSSTFDSLATMTLGDNVSKTLSWYDNGWGYAHRVVDLIRRLGAFDDSAAAKEVA